The following coding sequences are from one Lolium rigidum isolate FL_2022 chromosome 6, APGP_CSIRO_Lrig_0.1, whole genome shotgun sequence window:
- the LOC124664739 gene encoding uncharacterized protein LOC124664739: MDGEEGPPLKPPVVVAPAGDGEQQQDREDGSQPPPMLPDDVLANIFGRLEPRWVAGSRCVCRPWCAAIDARRLLRADLLPLSLRGIFVHFNMHKYPAFFSRPTSPGAAAFSGKLSFLPFANPAGCVWLPDEGYDSREKYSIKDHCNGLLLIDKYVVNPATRRWDALPAAPPGRVQFTIRSENGLDPTPLYEIIHTYLVFDPTVSPHYQVLRVCALSRMGSRDDLKSKDSAECPSSSWTFNVLSSRTGCWEETRFVREGDAAGTFAEVRAQPQSGAVYWRGALYVHCESHFLLRISLSSNTYRVIKPPPGYGAHTHPVPCLQRSEKGVYFVSLDRNWLQVWILEEESCGQAEWVLKHDTDLEPVLACLRPRRVCGPWMLKGINHNSFCTHFPEDGNEEETAEEKFAWSSDNGSVLEHEDMVQECSSEECYSNIDSDGVPGYEDTVQDCSSEQCYSNDDNVDALNSEDLIEEYSSEDIEKANFEEKFEFEECYWIEDIYEIDMLGLHPYKEVLFLCESAKTGLAYHLNSSKIERLGDIYPADYANYGGYGYDRDEMDRVKYAFLYTPCWIDEFPGNN; the protein is encoded by the exons ATGGACGGCGAGGAGGGTCCACCGCTCAAGCCTCCCGTTGTGGTAGCGCCTGCCGGCGACGGCGAGCAACAGCAAGATCGGGAGGACGGTTCGCAGCCGCCACCCATGCTGCCCGACGACGTGCTCGCCAACATCTTCGGCAGACTCGAGCCGCGCTGGGTCGCCGGGTCCCGCTGCGTATGCAGGCCCTGGTGCGCCGCCATCGAcgcccgccgcctcctgcgcgcgGATCTGCTCCCGCTCTCGCTCCGCGGCATCTTCGTCCACTTCAACATGCACAAGTACCCGGCCTTCTTCTCCCGCCCCACCTCGCCCGGCGCCGCCGCGTtcagcggcaagctcagcttccTGCCCTTCGCCAACCCCGCCGGCTGCGTCTGGCTCCCGGACGAAGGCTACGACAGCCGGGAAAAGTATTCCATCAAGGATCACTGCAATGGGCTCCTGTTGATCGACAAGTACGTGGTGAACCCTGCCACTCGGCGCTGGGATGCTCTGCCCGCAGCGCCGCCCGGGCGCGTCCAGTTCACCATCCGCAGCGAGAACGGCCTCGATCCCACTCCACTCTACGAGATCATCCATACCTATCTGGTCTTCGATCCCACGGTGTCACCTCACTACCAAGTGCTCCGTGTCTGCGCTTTGAGCAGGATGGGCTCCAGGGATGATCTAAAGAGTAAGGATTCAGCTGAGTGCCCATCCTCTTCGTGGACCTTCAACGTCCTCTCGTCAAGGACGGGTTGCTGGGAGGAGACGCGTTTCGTTAGAGAAGGCGACGCTGCAGGGACCTTCGCCGAGGTGCGAGCTCAGCCGCAGTCCGGTGCTGTATACTGGCGAGGAGCGCTTTACGTGCACTGCGAATCTCATTTCCTTCTCAG GATATCATTGTCTAGCAATACGTATCGCGTAATCAAACCACCACCGGGTTACGGAGCACACACCCATCCAGTTCCTTGCCTACAAAGATCGGAAAAGGGGGTATACTTCGTGTCGCTTGACCGAAACTGGCTTCAGGTTTGGATCCTTGAGGAGGAATCATGCGGTCAAGCAGAGTGGGTGTTGAAGCATGACACAGACCTTGAGCCCGTGCTAGCATGCCTCCGTCCTCGACGAGTTTGTGGACCCTGGATGTTAAAGGGGATCAACCACAACTcgttctgcactcattttcctGAAGACGGCAACGAGGAAGAAACAGCTGAAGAGAAGTTTGCGTGGAGCTCTGACAATGGTAGTGTTCTTGAACATGAAGACATGGTTCAAGAGTGTAGCTCCGAAGAGTGTTACTCCAACATCGACAGTGATGGTGTTCCTGGCTATGAAGACACCGTTCAAGATTGTAGCTCCGAACAGTGTTACTCCAATGATGACAATGTCGATGCTCTTAACAGTGAAGACCTGATTGAAGAGTACAGCTCAGAGGACATAGAAAAGGCAAATTTTGAAGAGAAATTTGAATTTGAAGAGTGTTATTGGATTGAAGATATATATGAGATTGACATGCTTGGGCTTCACCCGTACAAAGAGGTCCTCTTCCTCTGTGAATCAGCCAAGACTGGGCTGGCCTATCATCTGAATAGCTCGAAGATCGAACGCTTAGGTGATATATACCCAGCAGATTATGCCAATTACGGTGGTTACGGGTACGACAGGGATGAAATGGACAGGGTCAAATATGCTTTTCTGTACACACCATGTTGGATTGATGAGTTCCCTGGTAATAATTAG